A stretch of the Planktothricoides raciborskii GIHE-MW2 genome encodes the following:
- a CDS encoding DUF3177 family protein — MTLTEHLVWMDYRLAVIFTVLIPLILLIWSFTVKSDAIQHLVTIYWKVSSLLAITVYLMIAALPISFISAIAARILIPISLWFWVDLNEEIEEQPDSLLKLSFTAWRWAMTVYMTVGALLQIPVTRCGFWPKNMILGEPSCRIWLDAPWGYKEMFHANSSPGFLGFLGIVGLMFYAICFTWFVVVRLGKQGRSATGN; from the coding sequence ATGACCCTAACGGAACATCTAGTCTGGATGGACTACCGATTAGCGGTAATTTTTACCGTACTAATTCCTCTCATATTACTAATTTGGTCATTTACCGTAAAATCCGATGCAATTCAACATTTAGTCACAATTTATTGGAAAGTTTCCAGTTTATTAGCGATTACTGTTTATTTAATGATTGCGGCGTTACCGATTAGCTTTATTTCCGCGATCGCCGCTCGGATTTTGATTCCCATTTCTCTTTGGTTTTGGGTAGACCTCAACGAAGAAATTGAAGAGCAGCCCGATTCACTCTTGAAGCTTTCTTTCACCGCTTGGCGATGGGCGATGACCGTTTATATGACCGTGGGCGCATTGCTACAAATTCCCGTGACTCGCTGTGGATTTTGGCCTAAAAATATGATTTTAGGTGAACCATCTTGTCGCATTTGGTTAGATGCTCCTTGGGGCTATAAAGAAATGTTCCATGCTAACAGCAGTCCTGGTTTTTTGGGCTTTTTAGGAATTGTCGGCTTAATGTTTTATGCCATTTGTTTTACTTGGTTTGTAGTCGTTCGTTTGGGCAAACAAGGACGTTCAGCCACGGGCAATTAA
- a CDS encoding Calvin cycle protein CP12, protein MSDIKQELEKELQNARAVCDVNGGNSAECAAAWDAVEELQAEASHQKQVKPKNSFEKYCDDNPDAAECRLYDD, encoded by the coding sequence ATGAGCGATATCAAACAGGAACTCGAAAAAGAACTTCAAAATGCCCGCGCTGTTTGTGATGTCAATGGAGGGAATTCTGCGGAATGTGCAGCAGCTTGGGATGCAGTGGAAGAATTGCAAGCTGAAGCATCTCACCAAAAACAAGTCAAACCCAAAAATTCCTTTGAAAAATATTGTGATGATAATCCCGATGCTGCTGAGTGTCGGCTGTATGATGACTAA
- a CDS encoding FIST N-terminal domain-containing protein, producing the protein MKWANALSTRASLEAALNEVIEQAEQQLDGSASLALIFISSAFASEYSRVMPLLREKLKSQPKVIGCSGAGIVGMSPDGTTQELEGKPAISLTLAYLPGVEVQTFHISAAELPDLDSPQTDWVDLVGVPQAHQPQFVLLADPMTARINDLLQGLDFAYSGSVKIGGLASGGVSMNSVALFCHDRIYREGTVGVALIGDIVISTIVAQGCRPIGEPFRVVSGDRNIVTELESTIHTGTPQSPLAVLQELIESLSEADRELAQHSLFVGVVRDEFKQALAPGDFLIRNLLGVDPRSGAIAIGDRVRTGQRIQFHLRDAKTSAEDLEMLLLRYQEQSFKTNAVGALMFSCLGRGQYLYGQPNFDSKLFHKYLSNLPLSGFFCNGEIGPVGGSTFLHGYTSVFGICRQP; encoded by the coding sequence ATGAAGTGGGCAAATGCCTTATCAACCCGTGCGTCTCTGGAAGCCGCACTGAATGAGGTCATAGAACAAGCTGAACAACAATTAGACGGATCGGCGTCTTTGGCTTTGATCTTTATTTCTTCAGCCTTTGCCAGTGAATATTCCCGGGTCATGCCTTTGTTACGGGAAAAACTAAAAAGTCAGCCCAAGGTGATTGGCTGTTCTGGCGCGGGGATTGTGGGGATGTCGCCGGACGGCACAACCCAAGAACTCGAAGGCAAACCGGCGATTAGTTTAACCTTGGCCTATCTGCCTGGAGTCGAGGTGCAAACATTTCATATTTCTGCCGCTGAGTTGCCGGATTTAGATAGTCCTCAGACGGACTGGGTGGATCTCGTAGGAGTCCCTCAAGCCCATCAGCCTCAGTTTGTGCTGTTAGCAGATCCCATGACTGCCAGAATTAATGATCTGTTGCAAGGACTGGATTTTGCTTATTCCGGTTCGGTGAAAATTGGTGGACTCGCCAGTGGTGGAGTTTCCATGAACTCCGTGGCGTTGTTCTGCCACGATCGCATATACCGAGAAGGGACGGTGGGAGTAGCTTTGATCGGTGATATTGTGATTTCGACGATTGTGGCTCAAGGGTGTCGTCCCATTGGTGAACCCTTCCGAGTAGTTTCGGGCGATCGCAATATTGTCACGGAATTAGAATCGACGATCCATACAGGCACCCCCCAGTCACCCCTAGCCGTGCTGCAAGAACTGATCGAAAGTCTTTCCGAAGCAGATCGAGAACTGGCACAGCATTCTTTATTTGTCGGGGTGGTGCGGGATGAGTTTAAACAAGCGTTGGCACCGGGAGATTTTTTGATTAGAAATTTACTTGGAGTCGATCCCCGAAGTGGTGCGATTGCCATTGGCGATCGCGTGCGAACTGGGCAACGGATTCAATTTCATTTACGAGATGCGAAAACTTCCGCCGAAGACTTGGAAATGCTCCTGTTGCGGTATCAAGAACAAAGCTTTAAAACCAATGCCGTCGGGGCTTTAATGTTTTCTTGTTTGGGACGGGGACAATACCTCTATGGTCAGCCTAACTTTGATTCCAAACTATTTCACAAATATCTGTCTAATTTGCCTTTGAGCGGATTTTTCTGTAATGGCGAAATTGGGCCGGTTGGTGGCAGCACTTTTCTCCACGGCTATACCTCAGTGTTTGGCATCTGCCGCCAACCTTGA
- a CDS encoding metallophosphoesterase yields the protein MNLNFRFAIVSDPHVALPHTIENSKSPFHLIEISIPALELVFERLAQANAKIDFLLLTGDLTHHGEPDNHAWLASRLVRLPFPVYVIPGNHDIPVLKSNHQSIGWTEFGHYYQKSGYENPESLYYTCEMLPGVRLIALNSNIFDAQGNQLGRLDEAQLQWLEDVLIRANAHQELVLVMVHHNVVEHLPDQSNHAMGRRYMLDNAGELRQLLARYGVQLVFTGHLHAQHIACQQGLYDVTTGSLVSYPHPYRILEFRTDARGRQTLQIASHRVESLPAWPDLPAKSRQLMADRSYPFMMRLLSVPPLSLPQPLCEEFAPFLRYFWADIACGDAWCDFPQFPPKVREYFQSFSSTNGNGQPMIKDNNITLELHAPR from the coding sequence ATGAATCTGAATTTTCGTTTTGCGATCGTCAGCGATCCTCATGTGGCTCTGCCTCATACCATTGAAAACAGTAAAAGTCCTTTTCATCTGATTGAAATTAGCATCCCAGCCCTCGAATTGGTATTCGAGCGTTTAGCTCAAGCCAACGCCAAAATTGATTTTCTCTTACTGACAGGAGATTTAACCCATCACGGGGAGCCAGATAACCATGCTTGGTTAGCTTCTCGGTTAGTTCGTTTGCCTTTTCCGGTTTATGTGATTCCGGGCAATCACGATATCCCTGTTTTAAAGTCAAATCATCAGTCGATTGGCTGGACAGAATTTGGCCACTACTACCAAAAATCTGGTTACGAGAATCCTGAATCCCTCTATTACACTTGTGAAATGCTCCCTGGAGTCCGATTAATTGCCTTAAATTCTAATATATTCGATGCCCAAGGCAATCAACTAGGGCGACTGGACGAAGCACAATTGCAATGGCTAGAAGATGTCTTGATCCGAGCCAATGCACACCAAGAACTCGTCTTGGTGATGGTGCATCATAATGTGGTGGAACATTTACCAGACCAATCCAACCATGCGATGGGGCGGCGGTATATGTTGGATAATGCGGGGGAACTCCGACAACTCCTGGCAAGATATGGGGTGCAGTTAGTATTTACAGGCCATTTACACGCCCAACATATTGCTTGTCAGCAGGGTTTGTACGATGTGACTACGGGGTCTTTAGTCAGTTATCCCCATCCCTATAGAATTTTAGAGTTTAGAACTGATGCCAGGGGAAGACAGACTTTACAGATTGCTTCCCATCGGGTGGAGTCCCTCCCCGCTTGGCCGGATCTGCCGGCGAAATCACGTCAATTAATGGCTGATCGCAGCTACCCATTTATGATGCGGCTGTTATCGGTTCCGCCGTTGAGTTTGCCCCAACCACTCTGCGAAGAATTCGCCCCGTTTTTGCGTTACTTTTGGGCAGATATTGCCTGCGGAGATGCTTGGTGTGATTTTCCCCAATTTCCCCCTAAAGTGCGTGAATATTTCCAAAGTTTCAGCAGCACAAACGGAAATGGGCAACCGATGATTAAAGATAACAACATCACCTTGGAACTGCACGCGCCTCGTTGA
- a CDS encoding flavin-dependent dehydrogenase, producing MKEILYLEVPTPNTEAVCTWLQQEFKPIAGSKLITPDGIRVQFSEPAGEKGAELSTELSIFIWSVQRTTYLKVFRWAEKPIRDEQKMIYALTAEIRKQFPYQYPEPPNIDLSKESIFEALAKDYPQTVKYFQKIPNGEYDLNRVYWWEKRWRESVRNPKQPKQVIFPVTESTPTGDRSTTYDLIYLGGALGVVHAAVMAKLGYQVLLIERMPFGRMNREWNISRAEFQSLISLELFTPSEFESIIACEYIDGFHKFFDSNNPPQCKAQVLHTPTVLNIAIDAEKFLRLCGEKLQAAGGEIWDQTEFVRAEISSEAATVFCQHLPTQTAKQARGRLMVDAMGTASPIAWQLNGDRAFDSVCPTVGGVISSGLAPEVWDTQYGDVLNSHGDISRGRQLIWELFPGADGELTFYLFHYHQVNPENPGSLLEMYEDFFTILPEYRRCNMDDLVWKKATFGYIPGHFSNKASDRTIAFDRLIALGDAASLQSPLVFTGFGSLVRNLGRLTRLLDVALKHDLLTANYLNQIRAYQSNVAVTWMFSKGMMVPTGQFLPPERINSMLNTFFGLLATEPGAIADSFIKDRVGWLTFNRLALKAATLNPALLWWIWQMAGTKDLIRWLGSYFNFTLFSLLSWIFVWLPSFTRWSQQWLEPRFPGLWFWLLAQSYALTYGVGRPQS from the coding sequence ATGAAAGAAATTCTTTACTTAGAAGTCCCCACCCCCAACACCGAGGCGGTTTGTACCTGGTTACAACAAGAGTTTAAGCCGATCGCCGGCAGCAAACTCATCACCCCCGATGGCATTCGCGTTCAGTTTTCAGAACCTGCGGGGGAAAAAGGCGCCGAACTATCTACAGAACTATCTATATTTATCTGGTCTGTCCAACGCACCACTTATCTGAAAGTTTTTCGCTGGGCAGAAAAACCCATTCGGGATGAACAGAAAATGATCTACGCCCTGACCGCCGAGATCAGAAAGCAGTTCCCCTACCAATATCCCGAACCGCCCAACATTGATTTATCTAAAGAATCAATTTTTGAGGCATTAGCCAAGGATTACCCACAGACCGTCAAATACTTTCAAAAAATTCCCAACGGAGAGTATGACCTCAACCGAGTCTATTGGTGGGAAAAGCGTTGGCGAGAATCGGTTCGCAACCCCAAACAACCGAAACAAGTAATTTTCCCCGTCACCGAGAGTACCCCGACCGGCGATCGGTCAACCACTTATGACTTAATTTATCTAGGCGGGGCCTTGGGGGTGGTTCACGCCGCAGTTATGGCCAAACTGGGCTATCAAGTGCTGTTAATTGAAAGGATGCCCTTTGGTCGGATGAATCGAGAATGGAACATTTCCCGGGCTGAGTTTCAAAGTTTGATTTCCCTGGAATTATTCACTCCCAGTGAATTTGAAAGCATCATTGCTTGTGAATATATTGATGGGTTCCATAAATTTTTCGATAGTAACAATCCGCCGCAGTGCAAGGCCCAAGTGCTGCATACCCCCACGGTGCTGAATATCGCGATCGATGCGGAAAAATTCTTGCGGCTATGTGGAGAAAAACTACAGGCAGCAGGGGGAGAAATTTGGGATCAGACCGAGTTTGTCCGCGCTGAGATTTCATCAGAGGCGGCGACAGTCTTTTGTCAACATTTGCCCACCCAGACAGCGAAACAAGCCAGAGGTCGCTTAATGGTGGATGCGATGGGTACTGCCTCCCCGATCGCATGGCAACTGAATGGCGATCGCGCTTTTGACAGCGTATGTCCCACCGTTGGGGGGGTGATTTCCAGTGGCTTGGCCCCCGAAGTTTGGGATACGCAATATGGGGATGTGCTCAACAGTCACGGAGATATTTCTCGCGGACGACAGTTAATTTGGGAATTATTCCCTGGGGCTGACGGAGAACTAACTTTTTATTTATTTCATTACCATCAGGTGAATCCAGAAAATCCAGGCTCATTACTGGAAATGTATGAGGACTTTTTCACGATTTTGCCAGAGTATCGCCGCTGCAACATGGATGACTTAGTGTGGAAAAAAGCCACCTTTGGTTATATTCCCGGACATTTTAGTAACAAAGCCAGCGATCGCACCATTGCCTTCGATCGCCTGATTGCCCTAGGGGATGCGGCATCTTTACAATCACCCTTAGTTTTTACGGGCTTTGGTTCTCTAGTGCGTAACCTAGGTCGCTTAACTCGCTTATTAGATGTTGCCCTGAAACACGATCTGCTCACAGCCAACTATTTAAACCAAATCCGGGCTTATCAAAGTAATGTTGCAGTCACCTGGATGTTTTCCAAAGGCATGATGGTGCCCACAGGTCAGTTCTTGCCACCGGAACGGATCAACTCAATGCTCAATACATTCTTTGGTCTTTTGGCCACTGAACCAGGGGCGATCGCCGATTCTTTTATCAAAGATCGGGTAGGTTGGCTCACCTTTAACCGACTAGCCCTCAAAGCCGCCACCCTTAACCCCGCTTTACTCTGGTGGATTTGGCAAATGGCGGGCACAAAAGACCTGATTCGTTGGCTGGGCAGTTATTTTAATTTCACCTTATTTTCTCTTTTAAGCTGGATATTTGTCTGGTTGCCTAGCTTCACCCGCTGGTCGCAACAATGGCTAGAACCGCGATTTCCCGGTCTTTGGTTTTGGCTTCTAGCTCAAAGCTATGCCTTAACTTATGGAGTGGGACGACCGCAATCTTGA
- the fmt gene encoding methionyl-tRNA formyltransferase, translated as MKVIFFGTPQFAVHTLEKLLAHPNMEVLGVVTQPDKRRGRGNELIPSPVKKIALAHNLPVWQPARVKKHTKTLTQLKAANADVFVVVAYGQILSSEILEMPRLGCVNVHGSILPKYRGAAPIQWCLCAGETETGITTMQMDSGMDSGPMLLKAYTSIGLVDHAYQIGEKLAIQGAELLIETLLKLDRGEVSPIPQSEEEATYAPLIQKSDYLLDWSNSAKALHDRIRGLYPNCVATFRGKALKIMATVPLGDAYWSALPPEYSGIYSAIANNWSTLSTLTGSPGEVLTVIKNIGPIVQTGDGLLLLKEVQLTGKRVQSGWDFANGTRLKPGEAIENG; from the coding sequence ATGAAAGTGATATTCTTCGGCACTCCTCAATTTGCGGTACACACCTTGGAAAAATTACTCGCTCACCCCAATATGGAAGTTTTGGGAGTGGTGACGCAACCGGATAAACGTCGAGGACGTGGGAATGAATTAATTCCTTCTCCGGTAAAAAAAATTGCTTTGGCGCATAATTTACCCGTGTGGCAACCGGCAAGAGTGAAAAAACACACCAAAACCCTGACTCAATTAAAAGCAGCGAATGCTGATGTATTCGTGGTAGTTGCTTACGGGCAAATTTTATCCTCAGAAATTCTGGAAATGCCTCGTTTGGGTTGCGTTAATGTACATGGTTCGATTTTGCCCAAATACCGAGGTGCCGCACCGATTCAATGGTGTTTGTGTGCCGGTGAAACGGAAACAGGAATTACTACGATGCAAATGGATTCAGGGATGGATAGCGGCCCAATGTTGCTAAAAGCTTATACTTCTATTGGACTTGTGGATCATGCCTACCAAATCGGGGAAAAGTTGGCTATTCAGGGGGCAGAATTATTAATCGAAACCTTGTTAAAACTCGATCGCGGTGAAGTTTCGCCTATTCCTCAGTCTGAGGAGGAAGCAACCTACGCACCATTAATCCAAAAATCTGACTATTTGCTGGATTGGTCAAATTCCGCTAAAGCATTGCACGATCGCATCCGAGGACTTTACCCCAATTGTGTGGCTACTTTTCGGGGCAAAGCTTTAAAAATTATGGCCACGGTTCCCCTGGGGGATGCCTATTGGTCCGCATTGCCGCCTGAATATAGTGGGATATATAGCGCGATCGCAAATAATTGGTCAACTTTATCGACTCTCACCGGCAGTCCCGGAGAAGTGCTGACCGTGATTAAAAATATTGGGCCAATTGTCCAAACCGGCGATGGGTTGCTGTTGTTAAAAGAAGTCCAGCTTACCGGGAAACGAGTACAGTCTGGCTGGGACTTTGCCAATGGGACACGGTTAAAACCAGGAGAAGCGATCGAAAACGGATAA
- the obgE gene encoding GTPase ObgE: MQFIDLAELQVIGGKGGDGIVAFRREKYVPAGGPSGGNGGKGGSVIFVGDENLQTLLDFKYNRIIKAENGERGGPNNCTGANGGDRIVKVPVGTMVYDSTTEEIIGDIVETGQTLIVAQGGKGGLGNKYFLSNRNRAPEYALEGLDGEEKFLRLELKLLAEVGIIGLPNAGKSTLISAVSSARPKIADYPFTTLVPNLGVVRKPNGDGTVFADIPGLISGAHLGIGLGHEFLRHVERTRLLLHLIDITSDDPIADYSKIQNELAAYGRGLSDRPQIVALNKIDASDRSDEEIAGMISELKSLAKTPVFQISAVTRLGLDPLLQEVWQILDRMLVTVDG, from the coding sequence ATGCAGTTTATTGATTTAGCCGAACTCCAAGTCATTGGTGGCAAGGGAGGCGATGGAATTGTGGCTTTTCGCCGAGAAAAATATGTGCCTGCGGGAGGACCGTCCGGTGGAAATGGGGGAAAAGGCGGTTCGGTGATTTTTGTGGGGGATGAAAATCTGCAAACTTTGCTGGATTTTAAGTATAACCGAATTATTAAGGCGGAAAATGGGGAACGGGGTGGCCCGAATAATTGCACTGGGGCTAATGGAGGCGATCGCATTGTCAAAGTGCCTGTAGGAACAATGGTCTATGATTCGACTACGGAAGAAATTATTGGGGATATTGTCGAGACAGGGCAAACTTTAATTGTCGCCCAAGGGGGTAAGGGCGGTTTGGGGAATAAGTATTTTCTGAGTAACCGAAACCGCGCCCCAGAATATGCCCTAGAAGGGTTAGATGGAGAAGAAAAATTTCTCCGTCTAGAATTAAAGTTATTAGCAGAAGTGGGAATTATTGGGTTGCCGAATGCGGGGAAATCTACCTTAATTTCGGCGGTATCTTCTGCCCGTCCCAAAATTGCCGATTATCCTTTTACTACGTTAGTGCCAAATTTAGGCGTAGTCCGCAAACCGAACGGGGATGGGACCGTGTTTGCGGATATTCCCGGTCTGATTTCAGGGGCGCATTTAGGCATCGGATTAGGCCATGAATTTTTGCGTCATGTTGAACGGACTCGCTTGTTATTGCATCTGATTGATATTACCAGTGATGACCCGATCGCTGACTATTCTAAAATTCAAAATGAGTTAGCGGCTTATGGTCGAGGATTAAGCGATCGCCCCCAAATTGTTGCCCTAAATAAAATTGATGCCAGCGATCGCTCTGATGAAGAGATTGCTGGCATGATTTCCGAGTTAAAATCTCTGGCAAAAACCCCGGTTTTCCAAATTTCTGCCGTTACCCGTTTGGGATTAGATCCATTATTACAAGAAGTTTGGCAAATCCTGGATCGAATGTTAGTCACGGTTGACGGTTAA
- the pbpC gene encoding penicillin-binding protein 1C — MAAPPAPPADGGHPCRWRTPQNQRRLKLLLAYFAWPILVAGGVRSLPYLVPIRAADIAQTEAAIIFSDRHGQPLGTILTRSQEHTAIVPLDRVSPVFIQGTIAAEDKRYYQHGALDYLAIARAILEAIQAKEIVSGASTITMQLARMLHPNPRTLPYKFQEIWISWRLTAGMTKDEILAAYINRLPMGGNIYGVEAAARNYFGIPAADLNLAQASILAALPNDPTDLNPYYQWEPLKRRQKYVLDRMVADGYITAVEGDRAYREQVQLQPPNQGIVAAPHFLFWLANQVPEDVSQVRTTIDLPLQKFVEAQVKEVVGALSSYNVNHGAAIVLDNKTGEILAYVGSPDYFSDDYLGRNDGVQALRQPGSALKPFLYQLALEKKVIRPNTILADVPTYYPIPGAKVYSPVDYSETFKGPVRVRVALGNSLNIPAVRVLEKVGVATFLERLRQLGFTHLDKPPEHYGLGLALGSGEVSLWELAHAYLTFAKQGTGQRSGGAGERGSGGREGREGIFFDGGFDGGFDGGFPHTPAQIRSPETVALITDILSDRHARAAAFGVDSVLSLPFPAAVKTGTSSDFRDTWTVGYTTDYTVATWVGNFSGDRMRKVSGVTGAAPLWNRIMLHLHQSASKKGQEPGKFAPPPLMVQRPICAITGLKPTKDCPSVVLEYFAIADLSRYEKENTFELSPEYNEWLSRQNQPRLTKDDLKIVFPQNDDYFLIDPADANPKLEFKLAANPTEPVEWWLISKTGKRTLIKSKHRQAISQAIFWPLEIGEWTLEVKSGEKSDRVSFQVVLDEYRETPRGFSLVKDE, encoded by the coding sequence ATGGCGGCCCCCCCTGCCCCCCCTGCCGATGGCGGGCATCCCTGCCGATGGCGGACCCCCCAGAACCAGCGGCGGTTAAAACTACTTTTGGCTTATTTTGCCTGGCCAATTTTGGTGGCGGGCGGGGTGCGATCGCTGCCTTATTTAGTGCCGATCCGGGCGGCTGATATTGCCCAAACGGAAGCAGCGATTATTTTTAGCGATCGCCACGGTCAACCCTTGGGGACAATCCTGACTCGCAGCCAAGAACATACGGCGATCGTGCCGTTGGATCGGGTTTCCCCCGTATTTATCCAGGGGACAATTGCCGCTGAGGATAAACGCTATTATCAACATGGGGCATTGGACTATCTGGCGATCGCCCGTGCCATCCTGGAAGCCATCCAAGCTAAAGAAATCGTCAGTGGGGCATCTACTATTACGATGCAGTTAGCGCGAATGCTGCATCCCAACCCGCGCACCTTACCCTATAAATTTCAGGAAATCTGGATTTCTTGGCGACTGACTGCGGGAATGACCAAAGACGAAATCCTCGCCGCCTATATTAACCGCCTGCCTATGGGCGGTAACATCTACGGGGTAGAAGCCGCAGCCCGCAATTATTTCGGCATTCCGGCGGCTGACCTGAACCTTGCCCAAGCCAGCATTTTGGCCGCTTTGCCCAACGACCCCACAGACCTCAATCCTTATTATCAGTGGGAACCTCTGAAACGGCGGCAAAAATATGTGCTCGATCGCATGGTGGCGGATGGATATATTACGGCGGTTGAAGGCGATCGCGCCTATCGAGAACAAGTTCAGCTACAACCGCCGAATCAAGGTATTGTCGCCGCCCCGCATTTTCTGTTTTGGTTAGCCAACCAAGTCCCGGAAGATGTTTCCCAAGTCCGCACCACCATCGATCTACCCCTGCAAAAGTTTGTGGAAGCCCAAGTCAAAGAAGTGGTCGGGGCGCTGAGTTCCTATAACGTCAATCACGGGGCGGCGATCGTTCTGGACAACAAAACTGGGGAAATCTTAGCTTATGTCGGTTCTCCCGATTATTTTTCTGACGATTATCTGGGGCGAAACGATGGAGTCCAGGCGCTACGACAACCGGGTTCGGCCCTGAAACCCTTTCTCTATCAACTCGCTTTAGAAAAAAAAGTCATTCGTCCCAATACCATTTTGGCCGATGTTCCCACTTATTACCCCATTCCCGGAGCTAAAGTTTACTCCCCGGTTGACTATAGCGAAACTTTTAAAGGCCCCGTCCGGGTGCGGGTGGCTTTGGGTAACTCCTTAAATATTCCCGCAGTGCGAGTGTTGGAAAAAGTCGGGGTCGCTACCTTTTTGGAACGCTTGCGTCAACTGGGTTTTACCCATTTGGACAAACCCCCCGAACATTATGGCCTGGGTTTAGCCCTGGGTAGCGGTGAAGTTAGTCTCTGGGAGTTGGCTCACGCTTATTTGACGTTTGCCAAACAGGGAACAGGACAGAGGAGCGGGGGAGCGGGGGAGCGGGGGAGCGGGGGGAGAGAGGGAAGAGAGGGGATTTTCTTCGATGGCGGCTTCGATGGCGGCTTCGATGGCGGCTTCCCCCACACCCCTGCCCAGATCCGTTCCCCGGAAACCGTTGCGTTAATTACCGATATCCTCAGCGATCGCCACGCGAGGGCTGCGGCATTTGGGGTGGACTCGGTGCTGAGTTTACCGTTTCCCGCAGCGGTGAAAACTGGCACTTCGTCGGATTTTCGGGATACTTGGACCGTGGGCTATACCACCGATTACACCGTGGCGACTTGGGTGGGCAATTTTAGCGGCGATCGCATGAGAAAAGTCTCTGGGGTGACGGGGGCAGCGCCATTATGGAATCGAATTATGCTGCATTTGCACCAATCGGCTTCTAAAAAGGGGCAAGAACCGGGAAAATTTGCCCCACCGCCCCTGATGGTACAACGGCCTATTTGTGCGATTACGGGTTTAAAACCGACGAAAGATTGTCCTTCGGTGGTGCTGGAATATTTTGCGATCGCCGATCTTTCTCGCTATGAAAAAGAAAACACCTTTGAATTATCCCCTGAATATAATGAATGGCTATCCCGACAAAATCAACCCCGATTAACCAAAGATGATTTAAAAATAGTCTTTCCCCAAAATGATGACTACTTTCTCATCGATCCAGCGGATGCCAACCCCAAATTGGAATTTAAATTAGCAGCAAATCCGACCGAACCTGTGGAATGGTGGCTGATTAGTAAAACTGGCAAAAGAACGTTAATTAAAAGTAAACATCGTCAGGCCATCTCTCAGGCAATATTTTGGCCGTTAGAGATTGGGGAATGGACTCTAGAGGTGAAAAGTGGGGAAAAAAGCGATCGGGTTAGTTTCCAAGTGGTCTTAGACGAATATCGAGAAACTCCCAGAGGCTTTTCTTTAGTTAAAGATGAGTAG
- the purN gene encoding phosphoribosylglycinamide formyltransferase, with the protein MSNHRQSDQLTPSFISPVLPPNFMAENPPADAKIRLGMMASGSGTNVEAIAEAIASGKLNAEIAVLIYNNPGAKVVERAKRYGIPAILLNHREYKSRQDLDAKIVETFREYNVEMVVMAGWMRIITEVLLNAFPDRVINIHPSLLPSFRGAHGVEDALKAGVKITGCTVHIARVEVDNGPILIQAAVPILPDDTPETLHGRIQVQEHQIFPMAIAIAAAQIR; encoded by the coding sequence ATGAGTAACCACAGACAGTCAGACCAATTGACTCCCAGCTTTATTTCCCCTGTATTGCCGCCGAATTTTATGGCAGAAAATCCCCCAGCGGATGCTAAGATTAGACTGGGGATGATGGCTTCTGGAAGTGGCACTAATGTGGAGGCTATTGCAGAGGCGATCGCCTCTGGAAAATTGAATGCAGAAATTGCGGTGTTAATTTACAATAACCCTGGAGCGAAAGTCGTAGAACGAGCCAAACGCTATGGAATTCCGGCGATTTTACTCAACCACCGCGAGTATAAGAGTCGTCAAGATTTGGACGCTAAAATTGTGGAAACTTTCCGAGAATATAATGTGGAAATGGTGGTGATGGCCGGTTGGATGCGAATTATTACGGAAGTTTTATTAAACGCTTTTCCTGACAGAGTAATTAATATTCACCCCAGTTTATTACCGAGTTTTCGCGGGGCGCATGGGGTAGAAGATGCCCTAAAAGCAGGAGTGAAAATTACCGGCTGTACGGTACATATTGCGCGGGTGGAAGTAGACAATGGCCCGATTTTAATCCAGGCGGCTGTACCAATTTTGCCAGATGATACTCCAGAAACTTTACATGGGCGGATTCAGGTACAAGAGCACCAAATTTTTCCTATGGCGATCGCGATCGCGGCGGCTCAAATTAGATAA